Proteins from a genomic interval of Zingiber officinale cultivar Zhangliang chromosome 2A, Zo_v1.1, whole genome shotgun sequence:
- the LOC122043541 gene encoding uncharacterized protein LOC122043541: MAATLASLPTQFDSSPTRSLIHSPLAASSIAHASSLRSPLPGDGDEEDDGDEESHFLVSLVCFGDILFSSPILASLLSIQALLSPFLNTRGNVEVCLMESWKLSKRRR, encoded by the exons aGTTCGACTCGTCTCCTACCCGATCCCTAATTCACTCTCCCCTCGCAGCCTCCTCAATCGCGCATGCTTCTTCTCTTCGATCTCCACTCCCTGGCGACGGCGACGAAGAAGACGACGGCGATGAAGA GTCTCATTTTCTTGTGAGCTTAGTGTGTTTTGGAGATATTCTTTTTTCATCACCTATTTTAGCTAG CCTTTTGAGCATACAAGCATTATTATCACCCTTCCTGAACACAAGAGGCAATGTTGAAGTGTGTTTAATGGAGTCTTGGAAATTATCTAAAAG GAGAAGATGA